A genomic stretch from Phycisphaerae bacterium includes:
- a CDS encoding type II toxin-antitoxin system RelE/ParE family toxin, whose amino-acid sequence MAYQVSWLDAALLDLEGIVEFIFLDSPAYASVVAARVLAEARLLCEFPRIGRCVPEWDDENIRERIIYSYRLIYQVGDGEITILAVIHGARNLPDEIRNR is encoded by the coding sequence ATGGCTTATCAAGTAAGTTGGCTGGACGCCGCCCTCTTAGATCTCGAAGGGATAGTGGAGTTCATTTTCCTCGATTCACCTGCTTACGCTTCCGTGGTGGCGGCGCGGGTGCTCGCCGAGGCAAGACTTCTCTGTGAATTTCCCCGAATTGGCCGGTGCGTTCCCGAATGGGACGACGAGAACATCCGAGAGCGAATCATTTATAGTTATCGACTTATCTATCAGGTTGGTGATGGTGAAATCACAATACTCGCGGTCATCCACGGCGCGAGGAACCTGCCGGACGAAATACGAAATCGATAA